A genome region from Triticum aestivum cultivar Chinese Spring chromosome 2B, IWGSC CS RefSeq v2.1, whole genome shotgun sequence includes the following:
- the LOC123046275 gene encoding homeobox-leucine zipper protein ROC4 isoform X1, which produces MQESSSERETPEANKTPTHFHFTARPRRSTFLPCSATHATRRGGYSAPVHGVLRLPISPIAAHRASSCLRGQAFSRPRSGLVLYFNGRREGVVEENWLTPDAASRPRSTRFTALPQALPCLLGPLSFSLLLPKRMPREKGMAFWGFFDGNDGGPAPDVNGFPYYSAAGPGALASSSLSPPSCLAPAGAGRGGVKEENGSRSMTDHLHAVSGGDVGGGEDGEAAPELGHHGKRKRPSNARHTPRQIQELQALFEQCPHPDEKQRAALGKRVRLQPSQVKFWFQNRRTQLKRESLLHENRQLMEENGKLRAENLSLREAMTHPVCGGCGGPFPAMLDESPSLEEDLRVQNATLKNELSRFCALASVFLGRSISFVAAPPTPGSPVERIGSVPATTAANSTVTEFTGSPSSQTMGMAITTMAKAGIDRSVFLELATSAMDELVKMAQMDEPLWIPNVPLPGSLAKETLNHEVYSRTFSPSIGVKPPGFVSEASRESGIVSSDGSVELVETLLDEVALVSLSLLFPVRLNLHCLLEILLQRRWSRFFSCIIAESSIIEEISTGAAGSRDGALLLMQAKLQVLSPLVPVREVAFLRFCKQLGEGLWAVVDVSIDGLGMEQGLAVASTTANMNCRRLPSGCVVQDTPNGFCKVTWVEHTVYHESSVHQLYRPLLRSGLALGAGRWLATLQRQFDCLDVLMPKQDSSDAMLEGSRSLLRLAERMMDNFCAGVSASSAEWSKLDGFTGSIGEDVRIMARRSVDEPGVPAGVVLCAATSVWMLVTPKRLFNFLCNERTRVEWDILSKGGPMQEVTKIYKGQQNGNAVSLLKATAPNTQQDSSILILQETCTDASSSTVVYSPVDIPAMRRVMGGEGDPTSIMLLPSGFVILPGGPSMSGDDGHKTCGSLLTVAFQILGNRQPTGKLTVESVQTVDSLISCTINRIKTALRCDA; this is translated from the exons ATGCAAGAGAGCTCATCAGAGAGAGAAACCCCAGAGGCGAACAAAACCCCGACCCACTTCCATTTCACCGCTCGCCCACGCCGCTCCACGTTCTTGCCCTGCTCTGCCACGCACGCGACGCGACGAGGGGGGTACTCTGCTCCGGTCCACGGGGTGCTTCGCCTGCCGATCAGTCCCATCGCGGCGCATCGCGCATCGTCTTGTCTTCGCGGCCAAGCTTTCTCTCGGCCCCGGTCTGGTCTGGTCCTATATTTTAACGGAAGGCGTGAGGGAGTGGTTGAAGAAAACTGGTTGACACCCGACGCAGCGTCGCGCCCGAGAAGCACGCGCTTCACTGCGCTGCCGCAGGCTTTGCCCTGCCTTCTTGGCCCTCTCTCTTTCTCGCTTCTCCTCCCAAAGAGAATGCCGAGGGAAAAGGGCATGGCCTTTTGGGGTTTCTTCGACGGCAACGACGGCGGACCTGCGCCCGACGTGAACGGGTTCCCCTACtactccgccgccggcccgggcgccctcgcctcctcctccctctcgccGCCGTCCTGCCTTGCGCCG GCCGGCGCCGGCCGCGGCGGCGTGAAGGAAGAGAACGGGAGCCGGTCGATGACAGACCACCTCCACGCCGTCTCTGGAGGCGATGTCGGtggcggcgaggacggcgaggcCGCGCCAGAGCTCGGCCACCACGGCAAGCGCAAGAGACCCTCCAACGCGCGCCACACCCCGCGGCAGATCCAGGAGCTCCAAGC GTTGTTCGAGCAATGCCCCCACCCAGACGAGAAGCAGCGGGCGGCGCTGGGCAAGAGGGTCCGCCTCCAGCCGAGTCAGGTCAAGTTCTGGTTCCAGAACCGCCGCACGCAGTTGAAG AGGGAATCTCTGCTGCACGAGAACCGGCAGTTGATGGAGGAGAACGGCAAGCTGCGCGCCGAGAACCTGTCCCTCCGGGAGGCGATGACGCATCCAGTGTGTGGCGGCTGTGGCGGCCCGTTCCCGGCTATGCTTGACGAGTCGCCGTCCCTGGAGGAGGACCTGCGCGTCCAGAACGCCACACTCAAGAACGAGCTCAGCCGATTCTGCGCTCTCGCTTCCGTGTTCCTTGGCAGGTCCATTTCTTTCGTGGCGGCGCCACCAACGCCAGGGTCGCCAGTGGAGCGCATTGGTTCagtgccggcgaccaccgcggccaaCTCGACGGTCACCGAGTTCACGGGCAGTCCCTCCAGCCAAACAATGGGAATGGCGATCACGACCATGGCGAAAGCTGGCATCGACAGGTCCGTGTTCTTGGAGCTTGCGACGAGTGCAATGGATGAACTCGTCAAGATGGCGCAGATGGACGAGCCGCTGTGGATTCCAAATGTACCCTTGCCTGGTTCCCTTGCCAAGGAGACGCTCAACCATGAAGTGTACTCGAGGACCTTCTCACCGTCCATAGGGGTGAAGCCTCCGGGGTTTGTATCCGAGGCCTCTAGGGAGTCCGGCATTGTAAGCAGTGATGGCAGCGTCGAGCTTGTGGAGACTCTGTTGGATGAGGTTGCCCTCGTCTCACTCTCGTTGCTATTCCCTGTACGTCTGAACTTACATTGCCTGCTTGAAATCTTGCTGCAGAGACGGTGGTCCCGTTTTTTCTCGTGCATAATCGCCGAATCATCGATTATCGAGGAGATCTCTACTGGAGCTGCAGGAAGTAGAGATGGTGCATTGCTGCTT ATGCAGGCAAAGCTGCAGGTTCTTTCACCTCTTGTCCCTGTTAGGGAGGTGGCCTTTCTCAGGTTCTGCAAACAGTTGGGTGAGGGTTTATGGGCTGTAGTGGATGTTTCCATCGATGGGTTGGGGATGGAGCAAGGCCTTGCTGTGGCATCCACCACTGCAAATATGAACTGCCGGAGGCTGCCTTCTGGCTGTGTGGTGCAAGATACCCCCAATGGCTTCTGCAAG GTTACATGGGTTGAACATACAGTATATCATGAATCCTCCGTGCACCAGCTCTACCGGCCTCTCCTTCGGTCTGGCCTTGCCCTTGGTGCAGGGCGGTGGCTTGCGACGCTACAGCGCCAGTTTGACTGCTTGGACGTTCTCATGCCGAAGCAAGACTCGTCAG ATGCCATGTTGGAAGGATCACGGAGCTTGCTGAGGTTGGCAGAGAGGATGATGGACAACTTCTGTGCGGGGGTGAGCGCATCTTCTGCTGAATGGAGCAAACTGGATGGCTTCACGGGGAGCATTGGGGAGGATGTGCGTATCATGGCACGGAGGAGTGTGGATGAACCTGGGGTGCCAGCTGGTGTGGTGCTGTGTGCTGCCACATCAGTGTGGATGCTTGTAACACCCAAACGGCTTTTCAACTTCCTGTGCAATGAGAGAACGCGGGTTGAATGGGACATCCTAAGCAAGGGTGGCCCTATGCAGGAGGTGACAAAAATCTACAAGGGGCAACAGAATGGCAACGCCGTATCTCTACTGAAGGCCACT GCCCCAAACACCCAGCAGGACAGCAGCATTCTGATCCTACAGGAGACCTGCACAGATGCATCCAGCTCAACGGTGGTGTACAGCCCAGTGGACATCCCAGCAATGCGCCGTGTCATGGGCGGAGAAGGCGACCCGACATCGATCATGCTCCTGCCATCCGGTTTCGTCATTCTGCCCGGCGGGCCGAGCATGTCTGGCGACGACGGGCACAAGACATGCGGCTCGCTGCTCACCGTGGCGTTCCAGATACTCGGGAACAGGCAGCCCACCGGGAAGCTCACCGTGGAGTCGGTGCAGACCGTGGACAGCCTCATCTCCTGCACCATCAACAGGATCAAGACGGCGCTGCGATGCGACGCCTGA
- the LOC123046275 gene encoding homeobox-leucine zipper protein ROC4 isoform X2 encodes MQESSSERETPEANKTPTHFHFTARPRRSTFLPCSATHATRRGGYSAPVHGVLRLPISPIAAHRASSCLRGQAFSRPRSGLVLYFNGRREGVVEENWLTPDAASRPRSTRFTALPQALPCLLGPLSFSLLLPKRMPREKGMAFWGFFDGNDGGPAPDVNGFPYYSAAGPGALASSSLSPPSCLAPAGAGRGGVKEENGSRSMTDHLHAVSGGDVGGGEDGEAAPELGHHGKRKRPSNARHTPRQIQELQALFEQCPHPDEKQRAALGKRVRLQPSQVKFWFQNRRTQLKRESLLHENRQLMEENGKLRAENLSLREAMTHPVCGGCGGPFPAMLDESPSLEEDLRVQNATLKNELSRFCALASVFLGRSISFVAAPPTPGSPVERIGSVPATTAANSTVTEFTGSPSSQTMGMAITTMAKAGIDRSVFLELATSAMDELVKMAQMDEPLWIPNVPLPGSLAKETLNHEVYSRTFSPSIGVKPPGFVSEASRESGIVSSDGSVELVETLLDERRWSRFFSCIIAESSIIEEISTGAAGSRDGALLLMQAKLQVLSPLVPVREVAFLRFCKQLGEGLWAVVDVSIDGLGMEQGLAVASTTANMNCRRLPSGCVVQDTPNGFCKVTWVEHTVYHESSVHQLYRPLLRSGLALGAGRWLATLQRQFDCLDVLMPKQDSSDAMLEGSRSLLRLAERMMDNFCAGVSASSAEWSKLDGFTGSIGEDVRIMARRSVDEPGVPAGVVLCAATSVWMLVTPKRLFNFLCNERTRVEWDILSKGGPMQEVTKIYKGQQNGNAVSLLKATAPNTQQDSSILILQETCTDASSSTVVYSPVDIPAMRRVMGGEGDPTSIMLLPSGFVILPGGPSMSGDDGHKTCGSLLTVAFQILGNRQPTGKLTVESVQTVDSLISCTINRIKTALRCDA; translated from the exons ATGCAAGAGAGCTCATCAGAGAGAGAAACCCCAGAGGCGAACAAAACCCCGACCCACTTCCATTTCACCGCTCGCCCACGCCGCTCCACGTTCTTGCCCTGCTCTGCCACGCACGCGACGCGACGAGGGGGGTACTCTGCTCCGGTCCACGGGGTGCTTCGCCTGCCGATCAGTCCCATCGCGGCGCATCGCGCATCGTCTTGTCTTCGCGGCCAAGCTTTCTCTCGGCCCCGGTCTGGTCTGGTCCTATATTTTAACGGAAGGCGTGAGGGAGTGGTTGAAGAAAACTGGTTGACACCCGACGCAGCGTCGCGCCCGAGAAGCACGCGCTTCACTGCGCTGCCGCAGGCTTTGCCCTGCCTTCTTGGCCCTCTCTCTTTCTCGCTTCTCCTCCCAAAGAGAATGCCGAGGGAAAAGGGCATGGCCTTTTGGGGTTTCTTCGACGGCAACGACGGCGGACCTGCGCCCGACGTGAACGGGTTCCCCTACtactccgccgccggcccgggcgccctcgcctcctcctccctctcgccGCCGTCCTGCCTTGCGCCG GCCGGCGCCGGCCGCGGCGGCGTGAAGGAAGAGAACGGGAGCCGGTCGATGACAGACCACCTCCACGCCGTCTCTGGAGGCGATGTCGGtggcggcgaggacggcgaggcCGCGCCAGAGCTCGGCCACCACGGCAAGCGCAAGAGACCCTCCAACGCGCGCCACACCCCGCGGCAGATCCAGGAGCTCCAAGC GTTGTTCGAGCAATGCCCCCACCCAGACGAGAAGCAGCGGGCGGCGCTGGGCAAGAGGGTCCGCCTCCAGCCGAGTCAGGTCAAGTTCTGGTTCCAGAACCGCCGCACGCAGTTGAAG AGGGAATCTCTGCTGCACGAGAACCGGCAGTTGATGGAGGAGAACGGCAAGCTGCGCGCCGAGAACCTGTCCCTCCGGGAGGCGATGACGCATCCAGTGTGTGGCGGCTGTGGCGGCCCGTTCCCGGCTATGCTTGACGAGTCGCCGTCCCTGGAGGAGGACCTGCGCGTCCAGAACGCCACACTCAAGAACGAGCTCAGCCGATTCTGCGCTCTCGCTTCCGTGTTCCTTGGCAGGTCCATTTCTTTCGTGGCGGCGCCACCAACGCCAGGGTCGCCAGTGGAGCGCATTGGTTCagtgccggcgaccaccgcggccaaCTCGACGGTCACCGAGTTCACGGGCAGTCCCTCCAGCCAAACAATGGGAATGGCGATCACGACCATGGCGAAAGCTGGCATCGACAGGTCCGTGTTCTTGGAGCTTGCGACGAGTGCAATGGATGAACTCGTCAAGATGGCGCAGATGGACGAGCCGCTGTGGATTCCAAATGTACCCTTGCCTGGTTCCCTTGCCAAGGAGACGCTCAACCATGAAGTGTACTCGAGGACCTTCTCACCGTCCATAGGGGTGAAGCCTCCGGGGTTTGTATCCGAGGCCTCTAGGGAGTCCGGCATTGTAAGCAGTGATGGCAGCGTCGAGCTTGTGGAGACTCTGTTGGATGAG AGACGGTGGTCCCGTTTTTTCTCGTGCATAATCGCCGAATCATCGATTATCGAGGAGATCTCTACTGGAGCTGCAGGAAGTAGAGATGGTGCATTGCTGCTT ATGCAGGCAAAGCTGCAGGTTCTTTCACCTCTTGTCCCTGTTAGGGAGGTGGCCTTTCTCAGGTTCTGCAAACAGTTGGGTGAGGGTTTATGGGCTGTAGTGGATGTTTCCATCGATGGGTTGGGGATGGAGCAAGGCCTTGCTGTGGCATCCACCACTGCAAATATGAACTGCCGGAGGCTGCCTTCTGGCTGTGTGGTGCAAGATACCCCCAATGGCTTCTGCAAG GTTACATGGGTTGAACATACAGTATATCATGAATCCTCCGTGCACCAGCTCTACCGGCCTCTCCTTCGGTCTGGCCTTGCCCTTGGTGCAGGGCGGTGGCTTGCGACGCTACAGCGCCAGTTTGACTGCTTGGACGTTCTCATGCCGAAGCAAGACTCGTCAG ATGCCATGTTGGAAGGATCACGGAGCTTGCTGAGGTTGGCAGAGAGGATGATGGACAACTTCTGTGCGGGGGTGAGCGCATCTTCTGCTGAATGGAGCAAACTGGATGGCTTCACGGGGAGCATTGGGGAGGATGTGCGTATCATGGCACGGAGGAGTGTGGATGAACCTGGGGTGCCAGCTGGTGTGGTGCTGTGTGCTGCCACATCAGTGTGGATGCTTGTAACACCCAAACGGCTTTTCAACTTCCTGTGCAATGAGAGAACGCGGGTTGAATGGGACATCCTAAGCAAGGGTGGCCCTATGCAGGAGGTGACAAAAATCTACAAGGGGCAACAGAATGGCAACGCCGTATCTCTACTGAAGGCCACT GCCCCAAACACCCAGCAGGACAGCAGCATTCTGATCCTACAGGAGACCTGCACAGATGCATCCAGCTCAACGGTGGTGTACAGCCCAGTGGACATCCCAGCAATGCGCCGTGTCATGGGCGGAGAAGGCGACCCGACATCGATCATGCTCCTGCCATCCGGTTTCGTCATTCTGCCCGGCGGGCCGAGCATGTCTGGCGACGACGGGCACAAGACATGCGGCTCGCTGCTCACCGTGGCGTTCCAGATACTCGGGAACAGGCAGCCCACCGGGAAGCTCACCGTGGAGTCGGTGCAGACCGTGGACAGCCTCATCTCCTGCACCATCAACAGGATCAAGACGGCGCTGCGATGCGACGCCTGA
- the LOC123046277 gene encoding replication factor C subunit 4 has protein sequence MAATSSAAAPADAYDIPWVEKYRPSRVADVVGNADAVSRLEVIARDGNMPNLILSGPPGTGKTTSILALAHEMLGPSYREGVLELNASDDRGLDVVRNKIKMFAQKKVTLPPGRHKIVILDEADSMTTGAQQALRRTMEIYSNTTRFALACNTSSKIIEPIQSRCAIVRFSRLSDQEILGRLMVVVAAEKVPYVPEGLEAIIFTADGDMRQALNNLQATVSGFRFVNQENVFKVCDQPHPLHVKSMVKNVLDGKFDEACSGLKQLYDLGYSPTDIITTLFRVIKNYDMAEFLKLELLKETGFAHMRICDGVGSFLQLSGLLAKFALVRETAKA, from the exons atggccgccacctcctccgccgccgcccccgctgaCGCATACGACATCCCGTGGGTGGAGAAGTACCGCCCCAGCCGCGTCGCCGATGTCGTCGGCAACGCCGACGCCGTCAGCCGCCTCGAGGTCATCGCCCGCGACGGCAACATGCCCAACCTCATCCTCTCC GGGCCTCCGGGGACCGGGAAGACGACGAGCATCCTGGCGCTCGCCCACGAGATGCTGGGGCCCAGCTACCGCGAGGGCGTGCTCGAGCTCAACGCCTCGGACGACAG GGGGCTTGATGTGGTGCGGAACAAGATCAAGATGTTCGCGCAGAAGAAGGTCACACTGCCACCTGGACGGCACAAGATCGTCATACTGGACGAGGCTGACAG CATGACAACAGGGGCACAACAAGCACTGAGAAGAACCATGGAGATTTATTCCAACACCACAAGATTTGCTCTTGCCTGCAATACTTCATCTAAAATCATTGAACCCATCCAAAGTCGCTGCGCTATTGTCCGGTTCTCGAGGCTTTCAGATCAGGAGATCCTTGGCCGCCTTATGGTCGTGGTGGCAGCTGAGAAG GTCCCTTATGTGCCGGAAGGTCTTGAAGCCATAATTTTTACTGCTGATGGTGACATGAGACAAGCTTTGAACAATTTGCAAGCTACAGTCAGTGGGTTTCGTTTTGTTAATCAAGAAAATGTGTTCAAG GTATGTGATCAACCACATCCCTTGCATGTCAAGAGTATGGTGAAAAATGTACTCGATGGGAAGTTTGACGAGGCCTGCTCTGGCCTAAAGCAACTCTATGATTTGGGCTACTCTCCTACCGACATAATCACCACTCTCTTCCGTGTCATCAAGAACTATGACATGGCTGAATTTCTGAAGCTGGAATTGCTGAAG GAGACAGGATTTGCGCACATGAGGATCTGTGATGGCGTTGGGTCATTCCTTCAGCTTTCCGGCCTTCTGGCCAAGTTTGCTCTGGTGAGGGAAACAGCCAAAGCGTAA